The following proteins are co-located in the Clostridiales bacterium genome:
- a CDS encoding PTS glucose transporter subunit IIA encodes MFSLFKKESKIIAPISGDVLDLSHAPDPVFSQRLAGDGVLINPSDGMVVAPADGILSVIFKTNHAFGMKLENGTEVLVHIGIDTVKLNGQGFERIAEEGSSVKAGEPIMKIDRKFITESGFSLMTPVLITNPDETSSMNLLIDCTVTAGKDAVIRYKK; translated from the coding sequence ATGTTTAGCTTATTTAAAAAAGAATCCAAAATCATTGCTCCAATCTCTGGAGATGTCTTGGACCTGTCCCATGCGCCAGATCCTGTATTTTCACAAAGACTGGCTGGCGATGGTGTTTTAATTAACCCCTCAGATGGTATGGTCGTAGCTCCCGCCGACGGAATTTTGTCTGTTATATTCAAAACAAATCACGCATTTGGTATGAAACTTGAGAATGGAACTGAGGTTCTTGTGCATATTGGAATTGATACGGTCAAATTAAACGGGCAAGGTTTTGAGCGGATAGCCGAAGAGGGAAGCTCAGTTAAAGCAGGAGAACCGATAATGAAAATCGACCGCAAGTTTATAACAGAAAGTGGCTTTTCCCTTATGACACCCGTTCTCATAACAAACCCTGACGAGACAAGCTCCATGAATTTGCTCATTGATTGTACTGTAACAGCTGGGAAAGATGCGGTTATTCGCTACAAGAAATGA
- a CDS encoding PTS glucose transporter subunit IIBC, with translation MMKILQKLGKSLMLPVAVLPVASIMMGIGYWIDPTGWGANSIVSAFLLKAGGSLIDNMGILFAIGVAIGMSDDNDGAAGLAGLVSWLTLTTLLAPGSVSMFLHMDVAEVPAAFSHVQTQFMGLLAGLIAANCYNRFKNTKLPDFLGFFGGRRSVAIVTAGISSLAALILLFAWPAVYGALVLFGESMISTGPVGAGIYAFFNRLLIPTGLHHALNSVFWFDVAGVNDLGNFWSGKGVLGQTGMYMTGFFPVMMFGLPAGALAMYHTAKDKNKKVVYGLLMAAALSSFFTGVTEPIEFAFMFLAPPLFLIHAGLTGLSAFICATLPVRAGFNFSAGFVDWFLSFKAPMAQNPLLLIPIGLVFAVVYYIVFRFAITKWNLMTPGREEDSEAELKVTLDNNNYTEVAAIILKGVGGKENVQSIDYCITRLRLTVKDQVAVNEKIIKSSGVSGIIRPSKFSVQVVVGTQVQFVADEFKKLCEKDTVTN, from the coding sequence ATGATGAAAATTCTACAAAAATTAGGAAAATCATTAATGCTGCCAGTAGCCGTACTTCCAGTAGCTAGTATTATGATGGGCATTGGTTATTGGATCGATCCTACTGGTTGGGGCGCCAACAGCATTGTTTCAGCTTTCTTATTGAAAGCAGGCGGTTCATTAATTGACAACATGGGGATTCTGTTTGCAATTGGTGTTGCCATTGGTATGTCAGATGACAATGATGGGGCGGCGGGACTTGCTGGGCTAGTTTCCTGGCTTACTCTTACAACGTTATTAGCCCCTGGTTCTGTATCGATGTTTCTACATATGGATGTTGCAGAAGTGCCGGCAGCATTTAGTCATGTTCAGACACAGTTCATGGGCTTGCTGGCAGGCTTGATTGCAGCAAATTGCTACAATAGATTCAAGAATACGAAGCTGCCGGATTTTCTGGGATTTTTCGGCGGCAGAAGAAGTGTTGCCATCGTTACAGCAGGAATATCCAGTTTAGCCGCACTTATCTTATTATTTGCTTGGCCTGCTGTCTATGGTGCACTGGTACTGTTTGGTGAATCAATGATCTCTACCGGTCCTGTTGGTGCTGGTATCTACGCGTTCTTTAACCGATTACTAATACCGACCGGACTTCACCATGCACTTAACTCTGTTTTTTGGTTTGACGTAGCAGGAGTCAACGATCTGGGCAATTTCTGGAGCGGTAAGGGTGTTTTGGGTCAAACTGGTATGTATATGACGGGATTCTTCCCAGTGATGATGTTTGGTTTACCGGCAGGAGCGTTAGCTATGTACCATACGGCAAAAGACAAAAACAAAAAAGTTGTGTATGGCTTATTGATGGCCGCAGCCTTATCATCATTTTTCACAGGCGTTACAGAACCAATCGAATTTGCATTCATGTTCCTTGCTCCTCCTTTATTTTTGATCCATGCAGGATTGACGGGATTGTCAGCATTTATCTGTGCAACGCTTCCTGTTAGAGCCGGATTCAATTTCAGCGCGGGATTTGTAGACTGGTTCCTGAGCTTTAAGGCTCCAATGGCACAGAACCCATTGCTTCTCATTCCGATCGGATTAGTCTTTGCCGTAGTTTATTATATTGTATTCCGCTTTGCAATTACAAAGTGGAACCTGATGACTCCAGGCAGAGAAGAGGATTCTGAGGCAGAGTTAAAAGTGACCCTTGATAACAACAATTACACTGAAGTCGCAGCAATCATTTTAAAAGGCGTTGGCGGAAAAGAAAACGTTCAATCAATCGACTACTGCATCACAAGATTGCGGCTGACGGTTAAGGATCAGGTAGCTGTAAATGAAAAAATTATCAAGTCCTCGGGCGTTTCCGGTATTATAAGGCCGAGTAAGTTCAGCGTTCAAGTTGTTGTCGGAACACAAGTTCAATTTGTGGCAGATGAATTTAAAAAGCTTTGTGAAAAGGACACGGTGACCAATTAA
- a CDS encoding HPr family phosphocarrier protein — protein sequence MISKDILIMNETGIHARPAAVFVSMATKFKSKIDVIKDKKKANAKSILHIMSLGIDKGSTITISADGEDEAEAVDRLVKLVESKFGEE from the coding sequence TTGATATCAAAAGATATTTTAATTATGAACGAGACAGGAATCCACGCAAGACCGGCAGCGGTATTTGTGAGCATGGCTACAAAATTTAAATCAAAAATCGATGTGATTAAAGATAAGAAAAAGGCGAATGCTAAATCAATTCTTCATATCATGTCACTGGGAATTGACAAAGGGTCCACCATAACAATTTCTGCAGACGGGGAAGACGAGGCAGAGGCAGTAGATCGACTGGTCAAATTGGTCGAATCAAAATTTGGCGAAGAATAG
- a CDS encoding Cof-type HAD-IIB family hydrolase: protein MRTGIFFDIDGTLRDANTFYLPETTAGALQKLREQGYFLAIATGRIMYEISNDIRDLIDWDAFVCSNGQAIYTKKRELLNAHYFSKDLVNHCIEVSHKAGMPLYLTTEGGPPFITEASNETIKEVCSYFKMKVPPTKPYENETILSMMAFGKSDEDFADFENMDEIELLHGHHHFADVVLSGFSKHKGIEAVMQNFDIKEYIAFGDSLNDYEMLKNANISVAMGDSHPDLITIVDFHTNKVSEDGVMRACKYLKLIG from the coding sequence ATGCGTACAGGGATTTTTTTTGATATTGACGGAACATTACGCGATGCAAATACCTTTTACTTGCCGGAAACAACCGCCGGCGCCTTGCAAAAACTGCGTGAACAAGGATATTTTTTAGCAATTGCCACTGGACGGATTATGTATGAAATCTCCAATGACATCAGAGATCTAATCGATTGGGATGCATTCGTCTGCTCCAACGGCCAGGCGATTTATACGAAGAAACGTGAGCTCTTAAACGCACATTATTTTTCTAAAGATTTGGTCAATCATTGTATTGAAGTATCTCATAAAGCCGGTATGCCGCTATATTTAACTACGGAAGGCGGTCCGCCATTTATTACAGAAGCCTCCAATGAAACCATAAAGGAGGTCTGCAGTTATTTTAAGATGAAAGTGCCGCCAACCAAGCCCTATGAAAACGAAACTATTTTATCTATGATGGCCTTTGGTAAATCGGACGAGGATTTTGCTGATTTTGAGAATATGGATGAAATAGAACTTCTGCACGGGCATCACCATTTTGCAGACGTTGTTTTGAGCGGATTTTCCAAGCATAAAGGGATCGAAGCGGTAATGCAGAACTTTGACATAAAAGAATATATCGCTTTTGGAGATTCGCTAAATGATTATGAAATGTTGAAAAATGCTAATATATCTGTTGCTATGGGTGATTCCCATCCTGACTTGATTACAATTGTAGATTTTCATACAAACAAAGTAAGTGAAGACGGTGTCATGAGGGCATGTAAATACTTAAAGCTAATTGGCTGA